TTCATGCGCAGGAATCCGCTGCTGACACCGCGGGTAACGGCTATGACGGCCGCTGGTACATCGCACCGACGGTGGGCGGTTACTACAACGACACCGACCGCAACACCAACAGCCGTCAGGTTTACTACGGCCTGGGCTTCGGTAAGTTCATTTCGAACAACGCGTCGATCGACATCTTTGCCGATCGCACCAAGCGCGACAACGACGGTAACGGCCACTGGTCGAACAACAGCTACGGCGTGGCAGCTCGCTTCTACGCTGGTGCCTGGGACAGCTGGCGTCCGTACCTGCTGGCTGGCGTGATGGGTTCGTACCACCACAACCCGTCCGACAACGGCTGGTCCCCGGCTGCCGAGCTCGGCGTCGGCGTGTCGAAGACCATCACCGACAGCTCCGACTTCCGCGTCGAAGCCGGCTACCGCTACGACTGGGACGACAAGACCGTCGAGAGCGAGAATGGCTACGGTGACTGGTTCCTCGGCTTCTCGATCGTCTCGCGCTTCGGCGAGCCGCCGGCAGCTCCGGCTCCGGTCGCTGCTGTCGCTCCGGCCGCTCCGGATTGCTCGACGCTCGACAGCGACGGCGACGGCGTGAACGATTGCGACGACAAGTGCCCGGCCACCCCGGCTGGCACGATCGTCGGCCCGGATGGTTGCCCGCAGAAGGTCGTCATCGACCTGCGTGGTGTCAACTTCAAGTTCGACCGCCCGAAGAAGGGTGAGACGAACATCGGACCGACCCTGCAGGAGCCGACCAGCGACTCGCTGGGCGTTCTCGACCAGGCTGTCGACACCCTGCAGCGTTACCCGGCCGTCAAGGTCACGGTTGCTGGTTACACGGATAGCGTCGGTAAGGACGCTTACAACCAGGGCCTGTCCGAGCGTCGCGCCAAGATCGTGTTCGACTACCTGACCTCGCACGGTATCGGTGCGGATCGTCTGGAAGGTCCGATCGGTCACGGCGAAAGCAACCCGATCGACACGAACGACACGGCCGAAGGCCGCGCTCGTAACCGTCGCACGGAACTGCAGGTTCAGCAGTAATCGTTGCAAGATCGGTAAGTGCAGCATGAAAGAGCCCGGCGAAAGCCGGGCTCTTTTTTTGTGCAGGCCATAGGGTCGGCCAACGTTCCAAGGGTCCAGCAGCCCTGCGGTTGTAGGAGCGGACGATGTCCGCGAACCCTCGACGTGTCGTTTCGCGAATGATGCGTTACCTCGGCACGAGCGGAGGTTCTACCCACGTGCCCGCGTGGCATTCCGCGCCATGTGAGACCGCTTTGTTCGGTAGTTGGAAACGCCCGGCGTTAGGCGGGGCGCGGCATCGTTCGTTTTAGCGGTGTTGAGGGTTCGCGGACATCGTCCGCTCCTACATTGGCCTGTACCGTAACCGTAACCGCGACCGCGACCGCGACCGGGGCTACCTTGGCGGCGGACGCAACGCACCGCCGGGTTTGGCGGGGTTACCAGGCGTAGCGGAGCCGCCCGTACCAGTACGCGCCGTTCGAGCCGATCGGGGAGATCACGTCGTAGGGGAAGTTGCCGGCGTAGGCGATGTCGGGGATCGAGCGATCGGGGTATTGGTCGGTGATGTTCTGCCCGCCCAGCGCGAGGGAGAGGCGATCGGTGGCGTGCCATTCGGCTTCCGCATCCAGCTGCCAGCGCGCCGCATAGGTCTGCTTCGGCACGAAGCCACCACCGAAATCGAACACCCGCGTAGTGCTGCCCTGTCGTGTAGCGCGGCCCAGTAACGACCAGCGCGAGTTGTCCCAGCGTGCGGTGAACGCGCCACGCTGGCGTGGGGCGGCATCGGTGAGCGTGTTGCGTTCTTCCAGCCCGAACAGCACCGCATCCGCGCCGAGCGCGGCCAGTTCCGGTGGCGTGTCGCGGACGTGGCGGATCGACGTGCGGTTGTAACTGTAGGTGGCGGTGAGCGTGAGGTTGCCGCCGAAGGCCGGTTGCCGATAGTTGGTGACCAGCTCCGCGCCGCGGGTGCGCGTGTCCACGGCGTTGGTGAAGAACGCCACGCTTTGGACACCCGGTACGCCGAAGCGTGCGTCGATGTAATTCTCCAGGCCGTCCGGCGCGATGGTTTCGGACAACGTGACACGGTGGTCGACATCGATGCGGTACACATCCAGCGAGGCGTCGAAGCGCTCGCCCAGGCGGGCGGTGAGCCCGAGACTGTAGTTGCGGGATTTCTCGGCCTTGAGGTCGCGTGCGCCCAGCCCGCGCGCGATGGGATTGTTGACCGAGAGCACACGGCCCTGCACCAGGGTGCCGTCGGCACCGTAGCCCGTGGAGGTCGATTCGAAGCCGACCTGGCTGAGCGAGGGTGCGCGCAGGTTGTTCGATGCCGCGCCGCGAATGGCGAAGGCATCGGTGAGCGCGTACCGGGCACTGAGCTTGCCCGTCCACGCGGAGCCGAAGTCGTCGTAGTGCTCGTAGCGCCCCGCGGCATCGGCGAAGAAGCGTTCCGTGACGTCGCCGGAGAGATCGACATAGGCGGCGCCGACGTTGCGATGCAGGTCCGCCGTGTCCTGGGGTGTCAGGCCGCCGCCGGCCTGCGCGCCGGTCGGTGCGCCCACGATCGGCCCCACCGCATAGGAGGCCGGATCGCCCGCGTAGGTCCGGAAGCCCTCGTGGCGGAACTCCGCACCGGTTGCCAGCGTGAACAGCTTCGAGCCCCATTCCACGGATCGGCTTAAGTCGAGGTTGGCGGTGCCCTGCGTGCTGTCGTACTTGCCGATGTCGAAGCGCGTGGGGCTTTGCTCGCCCAGGGACACGTTGACGGTGTCGCGCAGGTCGTAGTCGAAGGTGTTGCGACCCCAGGTCAGGCTGCCGTCGATATCCCATTCGCCGGCGCGGCCGCGCGCGCCGGCGGTCAGGTTGACGTCGCGGTTGTAGCCGAGCGATTCGGGCCGATAGCCTTGCGGATAGAGCGCCGGCACGTTCGCGTCGCTGTCGGGATAGCGGAAATAGTTGTCGCCGACGGTGCGGCGCTGGGTATACATGCCGAAGGCATAGCCGCGCACGGTGTCGCCGAACGGCAGTTCGGCGTTGAACCAGCCGCTGTAGTTCTCGTTGCGCGGGTCGCCGGCGGCGTAGTTGCGCTTGCCGCGCAAGGCCAGGTTTTCCGGCGAGGGGTTCTCCCAGGAGGGGATGTCGTCCCGGCCGGCCCGGTTGGTCGGCTGGCGGTTGTTGCCCTCGATGCCGGCACGGACGAAGCCACCGTCGCCCCCGAGTTTGGCGCCCGCCTTGGCGCTGACGTAGCCGCTCTGGCCATCGGTGATCTCTCGGTTCCCGGGGCGGAAATTCGTGTGGTAAGCCCCATAGGTGGCGTCCACCTCGCCGCCCTCCGGGGCATCGTCGAGGATGATGTTGACCACGCCCGCGATGGCGTCGGATCCGTATTGCGCGCCGGCACCGTCGCGCAGCACCTCGATGCGCTTGATCGCGCTGATCGGAATGGCGTTGAAATCCACCGGCGTGGTGCCGCGGCCGATCTTGCTGTCGCTGTTGACCAGGGCGGAGGTGTGGAAGCGCTTGCCGTTGACCAGCACCAGCACCTGGTCTGGGCTCATGCCTCGAAGCTGGGCGGCGCGCACGTGGTCGGAGCCGCCCGAGTTGGACTGGCGGGGAAAATTGAAGGAAGGCAGCAGCGTGGCCAGGGCCTGGCCGAGCTCGCCGTTGACGGCGCCGGCCGAGCGGAGGTCCTCCGGCGTGAGCACATCGATCGGCACCGGCGAATCCAGTACCGTGCGGTCTTTGGCGTGGGTGCCCGTGACCACGATCTGGTCGAGCGTGGAGGCGGTGTTGCGGTCGGCCTCCTGAGCGGCGGCGGGAAGGGCGGCAAGACCGAGCAGGACGGCGGAAGCGAGGCGGGACGGGTGCATGGATGATCCTGGCGGGCACGCGGGGAGGTCACCGCGGCGACACGGGCGACGATGGCGGAGCACGATGGTTCCGGTGGCCGCAGTAACGTGCGAACCTTGCACTATTTGTTGCATTGCAGTGTACGCTGTGTCAATAGGTCGGACGCCTAGCCGTATGGACGTCCGTTTCGAAATACTCGTGCAAGGGGTTTCCATGAAGGTGTTCGCTGGTCTTTTCCTCGCCGTCTCGCTCGTGACGGCCGCCTGTGCCGGCCCCGCGCAGCGCGGCCCGGCCGCACCTGTCGCGGCAACGCTGCAAGGCGATACGGCCCATCCGGATGCCACCCGTGGATGGGTCCGCACGGAGCTCTACTTCGGGCTGGGCCGCGCGGATGCGCACGACGGCGTGGACGAAGCGGCGTGGCGCGGTTTCCTCGACAAGGACGTGACGCCGCGCTTTCCCAGCGGCCTCACCGTGGTCGACGCTTACGGCCAGTGGCAGGGCAAGCAACAGGCACAGCCCGAGCGCCTCCGCTCGAAGATCGTGGTGCTGCTGTATCCCGATACGCCGGCGGCGCGGGCGTCGGTCGACGCCATCCGCGCGGCATGGAAGGCGAAGACGGGCGACCAGTCCGTGCTGCGCGTGACCCAGCCCGCGGACGTGTCCTTCTGATGGCGGCCGTCCCCGCACCGCGTCCTCGCTTCGGCGGCGGCGACCTCAACGGCGTCCTCGGCCTGGTGGTCGACAACCTGTCGCTACTGGCCTTCCTGGCGACGGCGCTCATCGGCATCTTCGGCATGCCGGCCGACCTGGTGTTCCGGCGCATGTTCCCCGGCACGGCACTCGGCGTGCTACTGGGCAATCTCGCCTATACCTGGATGGCCCGCCGCCTGGCCGCACGCACCGGCCGCGACGACGTCACGGCCATGCCGCTGGGGATCGACGCGCCGACCACCATCGGCATGGCGCTGCTGGTGCTGGGCCCGGCGTTCGCGGGCTACCGGCAAGCCGGTATGGATGTCGCCGCCGCCGGAGAGGCCACCTGGCACCTGGGCATGGCGTCGCTGGTGGTCATGGGCGTGCTCAAGTTCGTGCTGTCGTTCTTCGGGGCGTGGGTACAGCGTTCGGTACCGCGGGCGGGCCTGCTGGGATCGATCGCCGGCATCGCGCTGGTACTGATGGGGCTGCTGCCGCTGGTCGAGATCCTGCGTGTGCCGGTGGTGGGCTTTGCCGGGCTGGGTATCGTGCTGTACGCACTGATCGCCCGGCGCCGCCTGCCGTTCGGCATCCCAGGCGTGCTGGGCGCCTTCGTCGTCGGCGTCGCGCTTTATTACGGGCTGGGTCCGGTCGGGTTGCTGGGCAGCGGCTACCACGCGCCCGCAGGCTGGACATGGCGATTGGGCCTGCCCCTGCCCAACCTCGGTTTCCTCGATGCCTTGCCGGCCACGCTGCCCTACCTTCCCCTCATCCTGCCGTTCGGCCTGCTGATGGTGGTGGGCGGCATCAACGTGACCGAAAGCGCGCGCGCGGCGGGGGATGATTACTCGACCCGCGACATCCTGCTGGTGGAGGCACTGGCGACGCTGGTGGCGGGCATCTGCGGGGGCGTGGCGCAGACCACGCCATACATCGGGCAGCCGGCCTACAAGGCCATGGGCGCACGCACGGGCTATACCCTGGTCACGGGTCTGGTCATCGGCCTGGGCGGCGTGTTCGGTTACCTGTCCAACCTGGTGGAATTGCTGCCCGTGGCGGTGCTCGCGCCGATTCTGGTCTTCGTGTCGGTCAGTATCACCACCCAGGCGTTCGAGGCCACGCCGCTACGCTATGCGGGCGCCGTGGTCTTCAGTTTCTTCCCGGCCATCGCGCGGCTGCTGGCCATCAAGCTGGGTGATCCGACCATCGTGGACCCGGCGCATTTCGCGGCGCTGTACGCCGACAACGCCCACGGTATCTCGGCCATGGCGGTCATCGTGATCCTCGGCAACGGCTTCATCATCACCTCGATGGTCTGGGCCAGTTTCGTGGTGGCGATGATCGACGGGCAGGTGCGCAAGGCCGCGGGTATCGTGGCGCTGGGGGGCGTGCTAACCGCGTTCGGGGTGATTCATTCGGTGGCGCCGATCGGTTCGGTGTACCTGCCCTGGTTGCTGGATGCGGCGGCGCGGGCGGTGGTGTGGCAGTTCGTGGCGGCGTATGGGGTGTTGGCGGGGGTGTTGATGGTGCTTTCCGTGGGGGAGGCTTCGGAGCGGTGGGGGCGGTCGGAGCGGCGGGTTTAGGAGGGCCAGGGGTAGGGTGAGGTGCGGCCTTGCCGCTGCGTTGGCTTTTCGCTCACATCGTGAGCTCCTACCCGCGTTGTTGGGTGGGTAGTAACGGGTTTTAGGTGCGTTGCGTGGGGTGGTGCTTGAATTGCTTGGGGTGGGAGGCCACCCTTGGGCATTGTCCCGAGGAAATTCCCCATGTCTCTTTCCGACCTGACATCACTGCCGGGCGTGACCGCCGCGCCGGATGCTGTGACCCAAGGCTACGTGTTCAACCATACGATGATCCGGGTGCGCGACCTAGACGCGTCGCTGGACTTCTATACGCGGGTGCTGGGCTTTACGCCGGTGTACCGGCAGGTGCACGAAGAGGCGGCCTTCACCATCGTTTACCTGGTGCTGGTGGGCGATCGTGCGCTCATTCCGGATGACGACGCGGAGCGCAAGCGCTGGGTGCTGTCGCAGCCGGGCGTGCTGGAGCTGACGCACAACCACGGCACGGAGAAGGATGCCGCCTTCGCCTACCACAACGGCAACAGCGAGCCGCGCGGCTTCGGCCACCTATGCGTGAGCGTGCCAGACGTCAACGCCGCCTGTGCGCGTTTCGAGGCGATGGGCGTGGCGTTCCAGAAGCGCTTGAGCGATGGCCGCATGCGCCATATCGCCTTCATCCGCGACCCGGACCAGTACTGGATCGAGATCCTCCAGCCCACGCCGTTCACCGCCTAACGCGCCCGCCACCATGCCGACGAACCTGCCCCCGGTCACCCGTAACCTCCTGATCGCCAACGTGCTGGTCTTCATCGCGCAAACGCTGCTAGGCGACGAGCAGACGCTGGCGGTGAGCCGCTGGTTCGCCCTGTGGCCGATCGGCCACGATCTTGCCGTGGACCTGGGCGGCGGCGATATTGCCGGCATCGGATTCCGCGTGTGGCAGCTGGTGACCTACGGCTTCATGCATGGAAGCATCATGCACATCGTGCTGAACATGTACGCGTTGTACATGTTCGGTGGGCTGATCGAGCGCGTGATGGGCCAGCGGCGCTTCGTCATCTACTACTTCACCTGCCTCGTAGCGGCCGCCGTGGCACAGCTGGCGGTGGTGTACTTCTTCGAGCCGGGCCGCATGTACCCGACGGTGGGTGCGTCCGGTGCGGTGTTCGGCCTGCTCGGCGCTTTCGCCATGCTGTTCCCGCGCGAGAAGCTGATGCTGATCCCGATTCCCATCGGTATCCCGGCGTGGTTGTTCGTCACGCTCTATGGCGCCGCCGAACTGATCTTCGGTGTTACCGGCACGGTGTCCGGCGTGGCGCACTTCGCCCACCTGGGCGGGTTGTTCGCCGGGCTGGCGCTGCTGTGGGCGTGGGGCGTCAGGCCGCCGCCACGCCCCTCGTTCTGAAGCGACTCAGCGCAGCGCGAGGAAGTCCGGGCTGACCACGAAGCGCACCGCGTCCAGGCGGAAACGCGCTTCGGGGATGGCCGCCAATAGGGCATCGCGTTCGTTTTCCACCGCCTCCAGTTCCGCATCCGTGATCGACGGATTGACCGCGTGCAGGGCGACCAGCCGCGCGTATTCCGTATCGAGTTCGCGCCGTGCGGTTTCCATCGCCTCCACCTTGATCACTTCGGCACGAGCCTCGGCGAGGTCCTGCGCGCGTTCCAGCATGGGCGGCACCAGCTTGGAGAGGAACTTGCGATAGCGCGGCACCTCGATATTGCGATCAGGGGCGCGGCGCATGGCGACGTCGCTGGGGCGGAAGCCCGGGCGTTCGCTGAGCTTGGTGTCTACCGTCAGGGCCAGCGGTGTCGTGGGCAGGAAGCGGCCCGGATCGAGTGTGCGGTCGGCAATGATTTCCAGCACGAACACTGCCTGCAACAGGGCCGTGCGCACGGGCAGGGCATCGTCGACGAGGAAGGCGGCATTGCCGTTCTCCCCCGAGACCAGCAGGTCCACCGCGGCCAGCACCATCGGGTGGTCGAGACGCAGCAGCGGCAGGTCTTCGCGCGCTAGGGCGAGGTCGCGCGAGAACGTGACCGACAATGGACCATCGGCGAAACCGGTGAGGCCGTCGGTGGACAGGTATTGTGGATCCAGCAGTACGATGTCCTTGGCCAGTTCTTCCGCGTGCACGCCGAAGGTCTCGAACAGGCGCTGGATGAAGGCATCCCGCGCTTCGTCGGCGTCTTCGGCGGCGAAGCTGCCGGCGAGGTCGTCCGCATGCGGGTCGCGGCTGGCGGCCAGTTCGAGCAGGTGGTCGCGGCCGGCGTGGATCAGGGCGGCCAGTTCCTCGTGCGCGCCGCGGGTCTCGGCGATGAGCGCATCCAGTTCCTGATCGCGGGCATCGTCCTCGCGGGCGTGCTCGTCGGCGAGCGTGGACAGCAGTTCACCGAAACGACGCAGCAGTTCGCGACCGTCGGCGGGGCTGGAACGGAATGCATCCATGCCTTCGTCGTACCAGCGCGCCAGGATGTGCTGCGCGCTTTGCTCGACCACCGGCACGTGGATGCTGATGTCGTGTTTCTGGCCGATGCGGTCCAGGCGACCGATGCGTTGTTCGAGGAGGTCCGGATCGAGGGGGAGATCCCACATCACCAGGCGGTGGGCGAACTGGAAGTTGCGGCCCTCCGAACCGATCTCGGAGCACAGCAACAGGCGCGCGCCGTCGGGCTGGGCAAAGAACGCGGCGTTGCGGTCGCGCTGCACGATGCCCAGGCCTTCGTGGAAACGGGCCACGCCCACGCCGCTCTTCGTGCGCAGGGCTTCCTCGA
This DNA window, taken from Luteibacter sp. 9135, encodes the following:
- a CDS encoding OmpA family protein → MKRKGLFLLIGLALGGVGAVHAQESAADTAGNGYDGRWYIAPTVGGYYNDTDRNTNSRQVYYGLGFGKFISNNASIDIFADRTKRDNDGNGHWSNNSYGVAARFYAGAWDSWRPYLLAGVMGSYHHNPSDNGWSPAAELGVGVSKTITDSSDFRVEAGYRYDWDDKTVESENGYGDWFLGFSIVSRFGEPPAAPAPVAAVAPAAPDCSTLDSDGDGVNDCDDKCPATPAGTIVGPDGCPQKVVIDLRGVNFKFDRPKKGETNIGPTLQEPTSDSLGVLDQAVDTLQRYPAVKVTVAGYTDSVGKDAYNQGLSERRAKIVFDYLTSHGIGADRLEGPIGHGESNPIDTNDTAEGRARNRRTELQVQQ
- a CDS encoding rhomboid family intramembrane serine protease, producing MPTNLPPVTRNLLIANVLVFIAQTLLGDEQTLAVSRWFALWPIGHDLAVDLGGGDIAGIGFRVWQLVTYGFMHGSIMHIVLNMYALYMFGGLIERVMGQRRFVIYYFTCLVAAAVAQLAVVYFFEPGRMYPTVGASGAVFGLLGAFAMLFPREKLMLIPIPIGIPAWLFVTLYGAAELIFGVTGTVSGVAHFAHLGGLFAGLALLWAWGVRPPPRPSF
- a CDS encoding DUF3574 domain-containing protein; the protein is MKVFAGLFLAVSLVTAACAGPAQRGPAAPVAATLQGDTAHPDATRGWVRTELYFGLGRADAHDGVDEAAWRGFLDKDVTPRFPSGLTVVDAYGQWQGKQQAQPERLRSKIVVLLYPDTPAARASVDAIRAAWKAKTGDQSVLRVTQPADVSF
- the gloA gene encoding lactoylglutathione lyase, with translation MSLSDLTSLPGVTAAPDAVTQGYVFNHTMIRVRDLDASLDFYTRVLGFTPVYRQVHEEAAFTIVYLVLVGDRALIPDDDAERKRWVLSQPGVLELTHNHGTEKDAAFAYHNGNSEPRGFGHLCVSVPDVNAACARFEAMGVAFQKRLSDGRMRHIAFIRDPDQYWIEILQPTPFTA
- a CDS encoding TonB-dependent receptor plug domain-containing protein, with product MHPSRLASAVLLGLAALPAAAQEADRNTASTLDQIVVTGTHAKDRTVLDSPVPIDVLTPEDLRSAGAVNGELGQALATLLPSFNFPRQSNSGGSDHVRAAQLRGMSPDQVLVLVNGKRFHTSALVNSDSKIGRGTTPVDFNAIPISAIKRIEVLRDGAGAQYGSDAIAGVVNIILDDAPEGGEVDATYGAYHTNFRPGNREITDGQSGYVSAKAGAKLGGDGGFVRAGIEGNNRQPTNRAGRDDIPSWENPSPENLALRGKRNYAAGDPRNENYSGWFNAELPFGDTVRGYAFGMYTQRRTVGDNYFRYPDSDANVPALYPQGYRPESLGYNRDVNLTAGARGRAGEWDIDGSLTWGRNTFDYDLRDTVNVSLGEQSPTRFDIGKYDSTQGTANLDLSRSVEWGSKLFTLATGAEFRHEGFRTYAGDPASYAVGPIVGAPTGAQAGGGLTPQDTADLHRNVGAAYVDLSGDVTERFFADAAGRYEHYDDFGSAWTGKLSARYALTDAFAIRGAASNNLRAPSLSQVGFESTSTGYGADGTLVQGRVLSVNNPIARGLGARDLKAEKSRNYSLGLTARLGERFDASLDVYRIDVDHRVTLSETIAPDGLENYIDARFGVPGVQSVAFFTNAVDTRTRGAELVTNYRQPAFGGNLTLTATYSYNRTSIRHVRDTPPELAALGADAVLFGLEERNTLTDAAPRQRGAFTARWDNSRWSLLGRATRQGSTTRVFDFGGGFVPKQTYAARWQLDAEAEWHATDRLSLALGGQNITDQYPDRSIPDIAYAGNFPYDVISPIGSNGAYWYGRLRYAW